In Alteromonas sp. V450, the following proteins share a genomic window:
- a CDS encoding P-II family nitrogen regulator translates to MKKIEAIIKPFKMDDVREALAEVGIAGMTVSEVKGFGRQKGHTELYRGAEYQVDFLPKIKIELVLDDERVEQAVEAIQSSAKTGKIGDGKIFVYNVESAVRIRTGEQNEDAI, encoded by the coding sequence ATGAAAAAAATTGAAGCTATCATTAAACCGTTCAAAATGGACGATGTTAGGGAAGCGCTAGCTGAAGTCGGTATCGCAGGGATGACAGTGTCAGAAGTAAAGGGGTTCGGCCGACAAAAGGGTCACACTGAGCTTTATCGCGGCGCAGAATACCAGGTCGATTTCCTTCCAAAAATTAAGATTGAGCTTGTGCTTGACGATGAACGAGTAGAGCAAGCTGTAGAGGCAATACAATCGTCAGCAAAAACTGGCAAAATCGGTGATGGTAAAATTTTCGTTTACAACGTTGAAAGCGCAGTGCGTATAAGAACGGGTGAACAAAACGAAGATGCAATTTAG
- the nadE gene encoding ammonia-dependent NAD(+) synthetase has translation MKKQAVIEEMKVLPEIDVEYEVTRRVSFIKKQLLSSGLNSLVLGISGGIDSCTLGRLAQIAVNELNQENHEQFQFIAVRLPYNTQADEKDAQQSIDFIQPSHALTVNVQPGADAIHSSTSDALSSAGLLPSSDAKRDFVKGNVKARTRMVIQYEIAGMVDGLVLGTDHSAENITGFYTKYGDGACDLAPLFGLSKRQVRAVAAHLGAPHNVITKAPTADLESLSPQKEDEQALGMSYDQIDDFLEGKPVSAEVEEKLLYIYERTQHKRVPIPTIYDEL, from the coding sequence ATGAAAAAACAAGCAGTTATTGAAGAAATGAAAGTGCTGCCTGAAATTGATGTGGAATATGAAGTGACCCGTCGAGTCTCGTTCATCAAAAAGCAGCTTTTATCGTCAGGTTTAAATTCACTGGTTCTAGGGATTAGCGGTGGAATTGACTCTTGTACCCTGGGTCGTCTGGCACAGATAGCAGTGAATGAGCTTAACCAAGAAAATCATGAACAATTCCAGTTTATCGCCGTTCGCCTTCCCTATAATACGCAGGCTGACGAAAAAGACGCACAGCAATCCATAGATTTTATTCAACCTTCACATGCGTTGACGGTGAATGTTCAACCAGGCGCAGATGCGATTCATTCGTCAACCAGCGACGCGCTTAGCAGCGCTGGTTTGTTACCAAGTAGCGATGCAAAAAGAGACTTTGTGAAAGGGAATGTTAAAGCGCGTACAAGGATGGTTATACAATATGAAATAGCTGGTATGGTTGATGGCTTGGTATTAGGTACGGATCATTCAGCTGAAAATATTACCGGCTTTTACACGAAGTACGGAGATGGAGCATGTGATTTAGCGCCACTGTTTGGTTTGAGTAAGCGTCAAGTTCGCGCAGTCGCTGCTCATTTAGGTGCACCGCACAATGTCATTACTAAAGCTCCAACCGCCGATCTCGAAAGCCTATCTCCTCAAAAAGAAGATGAACAAGCGCTAGGAATGTCTTACGACCAAATTGACGACTTCTTGGAAGGAAAACCTGTTTCTGCAGAAGTGGAAGAGAAATTGCTCTATATTTATGAGCGTACACAGCATAAGCGTGTGCCAATTCCAACAATTTACGATGAGTTGTAG
- a CDS encoding GspH/FimT family pseudopilin, whose protein sequence is MKSIKYIPNGFTLLEMLITVSIVVILVTAVAPNIQSILITNRVTADLNNLSAAVQRARFTAVDEQATVIMCPTENYSECTDDWSKAKMVFIDENNDDGKNDDEPIIITSQPINDKNTLSGISGNLEFDQFGSINKAATILICATGKPSSYASALLLSQYGRIAVAIDANGSDGIKEDLSGAALDCS, encoded by the coding sequence ATGAAGTCAATTAAGTACATACCAAACGGATTTACACTTTTAGAAATGCTGATTACTGTCTCTATAGTAGTCATCTTAGTTACTGCGGTTGCACCGAACATCCAAAGTATTTTGATTACTAACAGAGTAACCGCAGATTTAAATAATTTAAGTGCTGCTGTTCAAAGAGCGCGATTTACTGCTGTCGATGAACAAGCCACAGTCATCATGTGTCCAACAGAGAATTACTCAGAATGCACTGACGATTGGTCAAAGGCAAAAATGGTTTTCATCGATGAGAACAACGACGATGGTAAAAACGATGACGAACCTATTATTATTACCAGCCAGCCGATTAATGACAAAAACACATTAAGTGGAATAAGCGGCAACCTTGAATTTGATCAGTTTGGTTCTATCAATAAAGCTGCAACCATCCTAATTTGCGCGACAGGTAAACCCAGTAGCTATGCATCTGCTCTGCTGCTTTCTCAGTATGGGCGAATAGCAGTGGCCATCGATGCAAACGGCAGCGACGGT